In Bradyrhizobium guangdongense, the sequence CGTCGGTCGCGATGATTTCGGTCGCCTGTGTGCATCCGATCGGTCGGGTCGCAGTGGACATGGCCAGCTCACGCATCGCCGTTGCGCCATTCGCAAAGATCTTCAGGCGCGAAGCCACCTCATAGGCGATGCCGAGCTGATCCAGCACCTTTGCGACGTGCTGACCCGCGGTCGAGGCCTTGGTATCAGGGACGTAGATGGCGTCCGCGGACCGCAGCACCTCGCGCAGATCGGCTTCGGTCTTCACGCTCACCTTGGGATCGCGGCTGCGGACGGCGAGGGCGGTTTCCACCCGCCCGACATCGGCGATTGAGGAGGGGGTGACCAGCCTGTCCGAGGCGAGCTTGGCGAGGAGGGCTTGTGTCAGGATCACGAGATCGGCCGGCGTGCCTGCGCGCAGCTTGTCGGCCATCACACCGACGGCGCCGAATTCGCCATCGATGTCGAATCCGGTCTGCGCCTTGAAGGCCTCGGTGAGGCCGCGCACCAGCCCTTGCGCTGCGCCGCCGCTCAAGATGTTCACTGACGTCACGATGCGAGCTCCATGGCTGCGATGATTCGGTCGCGGGTGATCGGCAGGTCGCGCAGGCGCACGCCAAGGCAATCATGAACCGCATTGGCGATAGCTGCCGTCACTGGGCCATGCGCGGCTTCGCCTGCGCCGACCGGCTCGATCTCCGGCCGCTGGATGATCTCGACATCAACCGTTGGCACCTCGCTAAAGGTCAGGATCGGATAGTCCGTCCAGGAGGTCGAGGTGATGTGGGTCCGGTCGAAACGGACCCGCTCCTTCAACACCCAGCTCGTCGCCTGGATCGCGCCACCCTCGATCTGATTGATCACGCCGTCCGGATTGATGGCCTCGCCGACGTCGACCGCCAGCGTCAAGCGCCTGACGCGGATGTCGTCGGTGCCTTCAATCTCGGCAATCGCGGCGCAATAGGCGCCTGTGTTCTTGTAGCGAGCAAAGCCGACGCCATAACCGATGCCGGATTGCCTCGCAGGCTTCCAGCCGGCGCGTCGCGAGGCGGCGCGGATGACGTCCTTCGCTCGCTCGTCGCGGAGATGTCTCAAACGGAATGCGATCGGATCTTCACCGCGCAGGGCCGCGATCTCGTCGAGCAGGCATTCGATGGCGAACACATTGCCTTGCGCGCCGAGGGTCCGCAGTGCCGAGGTGCGGACTGGCATGGTCAGCAGGCGATGGCTCGTGATCGTCCAGGCCGGGAAGTCGTAGAGCGGAACCGAGCTGCGGTCGCCGCCGCCGCCATTGGCCGCCGGCGGATTCGTCGAGATCATGCGCGGATAGGGATTTGCGAGCTCGCTTGCCGCCAGCAGGGCGGGCTGTGTCGCGCGTCCGGGTCTGGCGGTGTGACCGTTGCTCCAGATCGCATGGCGCCAGCCGACGATCTCGTTCTCGGCATCGAGGTCGGCTTCGATCTCGATCGCCATCGCCGCACCAAACGGCGCGTGGCACATTTCGTCGTGACGCGACCACTGCACGCGTACCGGGC encodes:
- a CDS encoding molybdate ABC transporter substrate-binding protein, whose amino-acid sequence is MTSVNILSGGAAQGLVRGLTEAFKAQTGFDIDGEFGAVGVMADKLRAGTPADLVILTQALLAKLASDRLVTPSSIADVGRVETALAVRSRDPKVSVKTEADLREVLRSADAIYVPDTKASTAGQHVAKVLDQLGIAYEVASRLKIFANGATAMRELAMSTATRPIGCTQATEIIATDGIALSGALPPGCELVTMYTAAVTARAAHPDEASALIALLTGAAHRELRQRVGFAG